The following are encoded in a window of Methanobrevibacter sp. V74 genomic DNA:
- a CDS encoding 4Fe-4S binding protein translates to MPVFSGRIPKTARERLSQIKGDNTPAIAIVNYGNAQISDSLRELVDLLDENNFNVIAAGSTVSHHSIFDGVAVGRPDSEDIAKIDEFSQKCIEKLETCESLSAEIPGNKPYSDYKQLPFVVSCDESVCVFCYDCINICPENAIPDVDPIDIDLDLCTRCTACINICPENARMFSGEAFEAKKPVFESANSERKEPEFYL, encoded by the coding sequence ATGCCTGTTTTTTCTGGAAGAATACCTAAAACAGCACGTGAAAGGTTATCCCAAATAAAAGGAGACAATACGCCAGCAATAGCTATTGTAAATTATGGCAATGCCCAAATTTCAGATTCATTACGTGAATTAGTTGACTTATTAGATGAAAATAACTTTAATGTTATTGCAGCAGGATCAACTGTGAGCCATCATTCTATTTTTGATGGCGTTGCTGTTGGAAGACCTGATAGTGAGGATATTGCAAAAATAGATGAATTTTCACAAAAATGTATTGAAAAATTAGAAACATGTGAAAGTTTATCTGCTGAAATTCCGGGAAATAAACCTTACAGCGATTATAAACAGTTACCCTTTGTTGTAAGCTGTGATGAATCAGTTTGTGTTTTTTGTTATGACTGTATAAATATTTGTCCTGAAAATGCAATTCCAGATGTTGATCCAATTGATATTGACCTAGATTTATGTACTAGATGTACAGCATGCATTAATATCTGTCCAGAAAATGCCCGTATGTTTTCTGGAGAAGCATTTGAAGCTAAAAAACCAGTGTTTGAAAGTGCAAATAGTGAAAGAAAAGAGCCTGAATTTTATTTATAA
- a CDS encoding HEAT repeat domain-containing protein, translated as MGLFDRFKKNDDEKQESKQEKVIPDDFEIDEDQLILKKIATSSKDRYERATAADKITDQYVALDLSKNVKDRVIRLIAINKVKDERLLRDAAENSQFFDVRSFAWERLGENNKSIAEIVINTKKGAKVDELFEKIVDEETLKSIAIEAQDKQYRNAAIEKIENANVLYDLVFKAKDKSIRKSCIEKKSFISEDILQRIVIEDKDDSVKFAAVKKIKNEDNLANIALNEDNAKIRSLIFDKIESIGILEKIALNSQKSDVKLDLVQKLDNDKLLAQIALNDSDNIVRSEAVKKITNEDVLLELISSDDDRFVRQIAVKNVSNPQELIKIALNDEDSFVRNHAVTNPALTSEDDFTYIAINSTYEDVANVALGHIGDEKNFIDVLKNAKVASVRKATLDNIDDLETLIRIVLANEDEEFSIKALNKIKVEKCLFKIYEQQISENISVRAVSLIRSQKMLTDIARNDPSWRIRETAVKKIVSKKVLRDISINDENEYVRKVAKKRKNL; from the coding sequence ATGGGATTATTTGATAGATTTAAAAAAAATGATGATGAAAAACAAGAATCTAAACAAGAAAAAGTCATCCCCGATGATTTTGAAATTGATGAAGATCAATTAATTTTAAAAAAAATTGCAACAAGTAGTAAGGACAGATATGAAAGAGCAACTGCCGCTGATAAAATCACTGACCAATATGTTGCACTAGATTTATCTAAAAATGTTAAGGACCGTGTAATAAGATTAATTGCAATCAATAAAGTAAAAGATGAAAGATTGTTAAGGGATGCAGCTGAAAACTCTCAATTTTTCGATGTAAGAAGTTTTGCCTGGGAAAGGCTTGGTGAAAACAATAAATCCATAGCAGAAATTGTAATAAATACCAAAAAAGGTGCTAAAGTTGATGAACTATTTGAAAAAATTGTTGATGAAGAAACCCTTAAATCGATTGCAATAGAAGCTCAAGATAAGCAATATAGAAATGCGGCTATTGAAAAAATCGAAAATGCAAATGTATTATATGATTTAGTGTTTAAAGCAAAAGACAAATCAATAAGAAAATCCTGCATTGAGAAAAAATCTTTTATAAGCGAAGATATCCTTCAAAGAATTGTCATTGAAGATAAGGATGACTCAGTTAAATTTGCAGCTGTTAAAAAAATTAAAAATGAGGATAATCTAGCAAATATTGCACTTAATGAGGATAATGCAAAAATAAGGTCATTGATATTTGATAAAATTGAAAGTATTGGTATTTTGGAAAAAATCGCCTTGAACTCACAAAAATCCGATGTTAAATTAGATCTGGTTCAAAAACTTGATAATGACAAATTACTTGCTCAAATAGCTTTAAATGATTCAGATAACATTGTAAGAAGTGAAGCCGTTAAAAAAATCACTAATGAGGATGTACTGTTAGAACTCATATCCTCTGATGATGACAGATTCGTTCGCCAAATTGCAGTTAAAAACGTGTCTAACCCTCAGGAATTAATTAAAATAGCTTTAAATGATGAAGATTCCTTTGTAAGAAATCATGCAGTAACAAATCCTGCATTAACCAGTGAAGATGATTTTACCTACATTGCTATTAATTCAACTTATGAGGATGTAGCTAATGTGGCTTTAGGTCATATTGGTGATGAGAAAAACTTCATTGATGTTTTGAAAAATGCTAAAGTTGCATCTGTTAGAAAAGCAACTCTTGATAATATTGATGATTTAGAAACATTAATCCGTATAGTTTTAGCTAATGAGGATGAAGAATTTTCCATTAAAGCGTTAAATAAGATTAAAGTGGAAAAATGTTTATTTAAAATTTATGAACAACAAATATCTGAAAATATCTCTGTTAGGGCGGTTTCATTAATCAGAAGTCAAAAAATGCTAACTGATATTGCACGAAATGACCCTTCATGGAGAATTCGTGAAACTGCAGTTAAAAAAATAGTAAGTAAAAAAGTATTGAGAGACATTTCTATTAATGATGAAAATGAATATGTTAGGAAAGTTGCAAAAAAGAGGAAGAATTTATAA
- a CDS encoding ribonuclease H-like domain-containing protein, producing the protein MMNEYEFENYLKKSLSNSISSQNPSNEVKNKARKLSPSYFNDLKEKLLMKYEDKSLKDVMDCRSCRTSYGDVLKITKKEKINFNIVDNNFKNQINSNLKLLPGIGLKTEENLKNKGYMTIEELTCHDRYSDVASKFIRNMAELSFSELLDVLDNNKYSKKCRDNIIKCISLTDSENFRFMDIETKGLSNVPIILIGVGEIKNNKIISSQYFLQDYDEEASIIDAYLSHLDEDSIHVTFNGKTFDVPFIKNRCRYNRINANLDLAHLDLMYFAKRLWAKDLPNCRLQTIERELLGIEREGDVPGQYIPGYWDTYKEKNNIGPVVPIIEHNAHDVISLASFLDKMYRDVN; encoded by the coding sequence ATGATGAATGAATATGAATTTGAAAATTATTTGAAGAAATCTTTATCTAACTCAATAAGCTCACAAAACCCTTCAAATGAGGTTAAAAATAAAGCTAGAAAATTATCTCCATCATATTTCAATGATTTAAAAGAGAAACTTTTAATGAAATATGAAGATAAATCATTAAAAGATGTAATGGATTGCAGGAGTTGTAGAACCTCATATGGGGATGTATTAAAAATAACTAAAAAGGAAAAAATTAACTTCAACATTGTAGATAATAATTTCAAAAATCAAATAAACAGTAATTTAAAATTACTTCCGGGAATAGGTCTTAAAACAGAAGAGAACCTTAAGAATAAAGGTTACATGACAATCGAAGAATTAACCTGTCATGATAGATATTCAGATGTTGCGTCCAAATTCATTAGAAATATGGCTGAGTTAAGTTTTTCAGAGCTATTGGATGTGTTGGACAATAATAAATACTCAAAAAAATGTAGGGACAATATAATAAAATGTATAAGTTTAACTGACAGTGAAAACTTCAGATTCATGGATATTGAAACAAAAGGATTGTCAAATGTGCCTATAATTTTAATAGGCGTTGGTGAGATCAAAAACAATAAAATAATCTCCTCGCAATACTTCTTGCAAGACTATGATGAGGAGGCAAGCATTATTGATGCATATTTAAGTCATTTGGATGAAGATTCTATACATGTAACGTTCAACGGAAAAACTTTTGATGTACCTTTTATAAAAAATAGATGTAGATATAATAGAATCAATGCAAACCTAGATTTAGCACATCTGGATTTAATGTATTTTGCAAAACGCCTATGGGCTAAAGACTTACCTAATTGCCGATTGCAAACAATTGAAAGAGAGCTGTTAGGTATTGAACGTGAAGGAGATGTTCCGGGTCAATATATTCCAGGATATTGGGATACTTATAAGGAAAAGAATAATATAGGTCCTGTAGTGCCAATAATAGAGCACAATGCACATGATGTAATTTCACTTGCGAGCTTTTTAGATAAAATGTATAGGGATGTAAATTAA
- a CDS encoding phosphopantothenate/pantothenate synthetase, whose protein sequence is MIPKSHPRYESLLLRDKMITASKEGYLADSAMIAHGRGEAFDYLIGEKTTYPAKRAMYVAVAILLLSNNPVISVNGNTTALACDEIIELAKSVKAKIEINLFYRTDDRLKIMTQIYKDHGYDEILGTLDDDIEYLNEIENNRASASKTGIYSADTILIPLEDGDRAEILKKTGKNIITIDLNPLSRTSKMSDVSIMDNIVRAIPFMTKIAEDLKTQDKAVLMEMVNEFDNDENLKESLQQIRLKE, encoded by the coding sequence ATGATACCAAAATCACATCCTCGCTATGAATCATTACTTTTAAGAGATAAAATGATAACTGCCTCAAAAGAAGGTTATTTAGCTGATTCGGCGATGATTGCCCATGGCAGAGGAGAAGCATTTGACTATTTAATTGGAGAGAAAACAACATATCCTGCTAAAAGAGCAATGTATGTAGCAGTAGCTATTTTACTTTTATCAAATAATCCAGTGATTTCAGTTAATGGAAATACAACTGCACTTGCTTGTGATGAAATAATTGAACTTGCAAAAAGTGTTAAAGCAAAAATCGAAATTAATCTATTTTACCGTACCGACGATAGATTGAAAATCATGACGCAAATCTATAAAGACCATGGATATGATGAAATTTTAGGTACACTAGATGATGATATTGAATATTTAAATGAAATTGAAAATAATAGGGCATCTGCTAGTAAAACTGGAATATACAGTGCCGATACAATATTAATTCCATTGGAAGATGGAGACCGGGCTGAAATATTAAAGAAAACTGGTAAAAATATAATTACCATTGATTTAAATCCACTATCAAGAACATCAAAGATGTCTGATGTGTCAATTATGGACAATATTGTTCGTGCAATTCCATTTATGACAAAAATAGCTGAAGATTTAAAAACACAAGACAAAGCTGTGCTTATGGAAATGGTTAATGAATTTGATAATGATGAAAATCTTAAAGAATCCTTACAACAAATTAGATTAAAAGAGTGA
- a CDS encoding nucleoside monophosphate kinase: protein MQVMGISGLPGSGKSLVSDMAIEKGALIVSMGDIIREEAKKRGESTKETAQNLRAEHGEYIVSELTIKKIKEIQQQNKTHTIIVEGIRSPQEVNMFKKNFDNFIILSIFANPKLRFERLLNRMREDDSQDYNEFKRRDKMELDFGIGTVISLSDKIIINENDLESYQKEINSFFDEINLK, encoded by the coding sequence ATGCAAGTAATGGGAATATCTGGTTTACCCGGATCTGGAAAAAGTTTAGTTTCTGATATGGCAATTGAAAAAGGTGCACTAATCGTTAGTATGGGAGATATTATACGTGAAGAAGCTAAAAAAAGGGGAGAAAGTACAAAGGAAACCGCTCAAAATTTAAGAGCGGAACATGGAGAATATATTGTATCTGAATTAACTATCAAAAAAATCAAAGAAATTCAACAACAAAACAAGACCCACACCATTATTGTTGAAGGCATTAGAAGCCCACAAGAAGTCAATATGTTTAAAAAGAACTTTGATAATTTTATTATTCTCTCAATTTTTGCAAATCCAAAATTACGCTTTGAAAGACTATTAAATAGAATGAGGGAAGATGATTCTCAAGATTATAATGAATTTAAAAGAAGAGATAAAATGGAATTAGATTTCGGCATCGGTACTGTTATTTCACTCTCAGATAAAATTATTATTAACGAAAATGATTTAGAAAGCTATCAGAAAGAAATTAATAGCTTTTTTGATGAAATCAATCTAAAATAG
- a CDS encoding TIGR00289 family protein translates to MDVAILFSGGKDSTMALYAALDAKEDVKYLLSVKSTNDESYMFHVPNIHIADLLSQALDIPMISVDTEGVKEEELDDLRNAFVNLKNLGVEAVYTGALYSTYQKSRIEKLGIEVGLKIISPYWHVNELEYMRKIVDLGFKIMICGVAAWGLDESWLGRIIDDETIDELLVLNEKYGVDIAFEGGEAETLAIDGPIFKKKIKILKYKKEWHLDSGVYIIEDAILD, encoded by the coding sequence ATGGATGTTGCAATATTATTTTCTGGAGGCAAAGACAGCACTATGGCATTATATGCTGCTTTGGATGCAAAAGAGGATGTCAAGTATCTTCTTTCTGTTAAATCTACGAATGATGAGTCCTATATGTTCCATGTCCCCAATATTCATATTGCTGATTTGCTATCACAGGCACTTGATATTCCCATGATTTCGGTGGATACTGAAGGCGTTAAAGAAGAGGAGCTTGATGATTTAAGGAATGCTTTTGTCAACCTTAAGAATTTAGGTGTTGAAGCAGTATATACCGGAGCGCTTTATTCTACTTATCAAAAATCTAGAATTGAAAAATTGGGCATTGAAGTCGGTTTAAAGATAATTTCCCCATATTGGCATGTCAATGAACTTGAATACATGCGCAAAATTGTTGATTTGGGGTTTAAAATCATGATTTGTGGTGTTGCCGCTTGGGGATTGGATGAATCTTGGCTGGGTAGAATAATTGACGATGAAACAATAGATGAGCTTTTAGTTTTAAATGAAAAGTATGGTGTTGATATTGCTTTTGAAGGTGGTGAAGCTGAAACCCTTGCAATTGATGGCCCTATTTTTAAAAAGAAAATCAAAATATTAAAATATAAAAAAGAATGGCATCTAGATAGTGGTGTTTATATTATCGAAGATGCTATTTTAGATTGA
- a CDS encoding class III signal peptide-containing protein, with translation MVNDNKGQVALEYILIFAISLILLAVFTIPLTQQSVENTLDVSDALSFQSDLSKITHGIEKVYGEGQGSKQSIEIISPRDIKVSVANNYISCNLKLKSGSSKLIKINYKSTLEKTNIHLNKGENTIIVEWPADSENMYIYTKLF, from the coding sequence ATGGTTAATGATAATAAAGGACAAGTGGCCTTAGAGTATATTTTGATATTTGCAATATCCTTAATTCTATTAGCTGTTTTTACAATACCTTTAACACAACAAAGTGTTGAAAATACTTTGGATGTCTCAGATGCTTTGAGTTTTCAATCAGATTTATCTAAAATAACTCATGGCATAGAGAAAGTTTATGGCGAAGGTCAAGGATCAAAACAAAGCATTGAAATTATATCTCCAAGAGACATTAAGGTCAGTGTTGCAAATAATTACATTTCATGCAATTTAAAACTTAAAAGTGGTTCATCTAAACTGATTAAGATTAATTATAAATCAACTCTTGAAAAAACCAATATTCATTTAAATAAAGGTGAAAACACAATAATCGTTGAATGGCCGGCAGATAGTGAAAATATGTATATTTATACAAAATTATTTTAA
- a CDS encoding A24 family peptidase produces the protein MFFSSIFLIQIIITILFSILAVIFDVKSNIVPDKLTYSLLFFGLISNLILSIISNNIKFILASFISMFVTYCITYMFWILKIWGGGDVKLFTAIATVIPIGLNIDFLNIFPKLSIYPFAFSVILNSILVSFPFLIFFLIYLISKNDDFKDNPLFIITLLNVENLRRLIHSSLNKTIAIKDLKEGAIVNNFYFNDDKIIELIAELNGNLEIFENKEDDGFKYYFKSQSAGGITKEEMTLIKVMSTEKFIGNIISVKLAYPFTPSILIGLLIAIFFGDIMMLFAKNMVLVI, from the coding sequence ATGTTTTTCAGCTCTATATTTCTAATTCAGATAATAATAACAATTTTATTTTCAATTTTGGCTGTAATTTTTGATGTTAAAAGCAATATTGTTCCTGATAAATTGACATATTCTTTGCTGTTTTTTGGTTTAATTTCAAATCTGATTTTATCAATAATTTCAAACAATATTAAATTCATTTTAGCTTCATTTATTTCAATGTTTGTAACATATTGTATAACTTATATGTTTTGGATATTGAAAATTTGGGGAGGTGGTGATGTTAAGTTATTCACAGCCATTGCCACAGTAATACCGATAGGATTAAACATTGACTTTTTGAATATTTTTCCTAAATTGTCAATATATCCATTTGCTTTTAGTGTAATCTTAAACAGCATTTTAGTTTCATTCCCCTTTTTAATTTTCTTTTTAATTTATTTGATTAGTAAAAATGATGATTTTAAGGATAATCCGTTATTTATCATAACTTTGCTAAATGTTGAAAACTTAAGGAGGTTAATTCATTCATCTCTTAATAAGACTATTGCAATAAAGGATTTAAAGGAAGGGGCAATTGTAAATAACTTTTATTTTAATGATGATAAAATCATAGAGTTAATCGCTGAATTAAATGGCAATCTTGAAATATTTGAAAATAAAGAAGATGATGGATTTAAATACTATTTTAAATCCCAAAGTGCAGGAGGCATCACAAAAGAGGAAATGACACTAATTAAGGTAATGAGCACTGAAAAGTTCATTGGGAATATAATTTCGGTAAAATTGGCATATCCATTCACTCCCTCAATTTTGATAGGACTGTTAATAGCTATATTTTTTGGAGATATTATGATGTTATTTGCAAAAAACATGGTGTTGGTGATATAA
- a CDS encoding CTP synthase, translating into MGEIFLTKYIIITGGVVSSIGKGITSASMGRILRSYGLKVSAIKIDPYLNWDSGTLNPYQHGEVYVTSDGMETDLDLGHYERFLDVELKGLANITTGKVYESVIAKEREGGYLGECVQVIPHITNRIKEMIRITSESDDNYDVVLIELGGTVGDIESQPFLEALRQLRNEEGRENVMFVHVTFIPYLNAAGEFKTKPTQHSTKELRSVGINPDVIVCRSQEHIDDALLAKVAHFCDVDVNAVVNTPDAVTIYEVPLVLEERNIGELIVNRIGLDIEPDSSKLDDWAKIVDSLRIQDPQVTIGIVGKYVELEDSYISIRESLLHAAASVGVKANIKYLSSDVEKLDKNALKSFDGILVPGGFGERGFEGKLDAIDYAIENNVPLFGICLGMQSMVTQFARRNGYPDANSSEFDDNLEFPVIDMMEEQKKIKDMGGTMRLGSYDCKIRKGTKTYEAYGESDIEERHRHRYEFNNDFREELQEKGLIISGTSHDDFLVEIIELPNHSWAIGCQFHPEFKSRPNRPHPLFKSFLEAIKEYSKN; encoded by the coding sequence ATTGGAGAGATTTTTCTGACAAAGTATATAATTATAACTGGTGGGGTTGTTAGTTCAATCGGAAAAGGCATAACCTCTGCATCTATGGGTAGAATTTTAAGGTCTTATGGTTTGAAAGTTTCAGCTATTAAGATAGACCCTTATTTAAACTGGGATTCCGGAACACTCAATCCATATCAGCATGGTGAAGTATATGTTACTTCAGATGGTATGGAAACTGACTTGGATCTTGGACATTATGAAAGATTTTTAGATGTTGAACTTAAAGGACTAGCAAATATTACAACGGGCAAAGTTTATGAATCTGTAATTGCTAAAGAACGTGAAGGAGGATATCTTGGCGAATGTGTACAAGTAATTCCGCATATTACCAATCGCATCAAAGAAATGATTAGGATAACTTCTGAAAGTGATGATAATTACGATGTAGTTTTAATCGAGCTTGGAGGTACTGTTGGCGATATTGAAAGTCAGCCTTTCCTTGAAGCATTAAGACAACTTAGAAATGAGGAAGGTCGAGAAAACGTTATGTTTGTCCATGTTACATTTATTCCCTACCTAAATGCAGCTGGAGAATTTAAAACCAAACCGACTCAACATTCTACAAAAGAATTAAGAAGTGTAGGTATCAATCCTGATGTTATTGTATGTAGATCACAAGAACACATTGATGATGCACTTTTAGCTAAAGTGGCTCACTTTTGTGATGTGGATGTAAATGCTGTAGTGAATACTCCTGATGCAGTTACAATTTACGAGGTTCCTTTAGTTTTAGAAGAACGCAATATTGGCGAGTTAATTGTTAATAGAATTGGTCTTGATATTGAACCGGATTCTTCTAAATTAGATGATTGGGCTAAAATTGTTGATTCTTTAAGAATTCAGGATCCTCAAGTTACTATTGGTATTGTTGGGAAATATGTTGAACTTGAAGATTCATATATTAGCATTCGTGAATCTCTGCTGCATGCAGCTGCAAGTGTCGGTGTTAAAGCTAATATTAAATATTTAAGCTCTGATGTTGAAAAATTGGACAAAAATGCTTTAAAAAGTTTTGACGGCATATTGGTTCCTGGAGGTTTTGGAGAACGTGGTTTTGAAGGCAAATTAGATGCAATAGACTATGCTATTGAGAATAATGTTCCACTATTTGGAATTTGTCTTGGAATGCAGTCTATGGTAACCCAGTTTGCAAGAAGAAATGGATATCCTGATGCAAACAGTTCTGAATTTGATGATAATTTGGAGTTTCCGGTTATTGATATGATGGAAGAGCAAAAGAAAATCAAAGATATGGGTGGAACTATGCGTTTGGGTTCTTATGATTGTAAAATCAGGAAAGGCACTAAAACTTATGAAGCTTATGGTGAAAGTGATATTGAGGAACGTCACAGACATAGATATGAGTTCAACAATGATTTCAGAGAAGAGTTGCAAGAAAAAGGTTTAATAATTTCCGGAACTAGTCATGATGACTTTTTAGTAGAGATTATTGAATTGCCAAATCATTCTTGGGCTATCGGTTGCCAATTCCATCCGGAATTTAAATCAAGACCTAATAGACCACATCCATTATTTAAATCATTTTTAGAAGCTATTAAAGAGTATTCTAAAAATTAA
- a CDS encoding alpha/beta hydrolase-fold protein yields MVLFRGDIKCKSLQRRTSISVILPSDNIHFLEDREEIVPQPYKTLYLLHGLYGSDDIILANTSVQKFAEDSGIAIVIPCGDNSFYVDNKKAHAHYGRYVGQELLDITRNIFPLSHKREDTFIAGFSMGGYGAVRNGLKYSKNFSKIGMISPALITDDLVNYTDDNNVLYSKEFYESIFGDLDKIEGSDINPRYLIEHAEDIPDIYLACGIDDFLFSKCADFYLFLREKEIDATFVGDEGEHTWEFFDKYIKEFIKTLI; encoded by the coding sequence ATGGTTTTATTTAGAGGAGATATAAAGTGTAAAAGCTTACAAAGACGCACATCAATTAGTGTAATATTGCCATCTGATAATATTCATTTTTTAGAAGATAGGGAAGAAATTGTACCGCAACCTTACAAAACATTGTATTTACTTCATGGATTATATGGTAGTGATGATATAATCCTTGCAAACACTTCTGTTCAAAAATTTGCTGAAGATAGTGGAATAGCTATTGTAATTCCTTGTGGAGACAATAGTTTTTATGTAGACAATAAAAAAGCACATGCTCATTATGGCAGATATGTTGGTCAGGAATTATTGGACATTACAAGAAACATATTTCCACTTTCTCACAAAAGGGAAGACACATTCATTGCCGGATTTTCAATGGGCGGTTATGGGGCTGTTAGAAATGGGTTAAAGTATTCTAAAAACTTCTCAAAAATTGGAATGATTTCACCAGCACTGATTACTGATGATCTGGTTAACTATACTGATGATAACAATGTTTTATACTCAAAAGAGTTTTATGAATCAATTTTTGGTGATTTGGATAAAATTGAAGGCTCCGATATTAATCCAAGATATTTAATTGAGCATGCTGAGGATATTCCGGATATTTATCTCGCTTGCGGTATTGATGACTTTTTATTTAGTAAATGTGCTGATTTTTATTTGTTTTTAAGAGAAAAAGAAATTGATGCTACTTTTGTTGGTGATGAAGGGGAACATACTTGGGAATTTTTTGACAAATACATCAAAGAATTTATTAAAACATTAATTTAG
- a CDS encoding GNAT family N-acetyltransferase: protein MRVQITYKNTHNFSKRQLEELFNSFESDEGKFPEKLAITMKNYDSIFSAWDGEDLVGVVCVMDDGLINAYVHYLLVKPEYRLKGIGKQLAERVKNHYKDYLHIVIIANDSELRFYEYCGFEKLQNSTPMHVINR, encoded by the coding sequence ATTAGAGTACAAATTACTTATAAAAATACACATAATTTTTCTAAAAGACAACTGGAAGAGCTGTTTAATTCATTCGAGTCAGATGAAGGGAAATTTCCAGAAAAACTTGCAATAACTATGAAAAATTATGATTCAATCTTTTCGGCTTGGGACGGTGAAGATCTTGTTGGTGTGGTTTGCGTTATGGATGATGGGCTAATTAATGCTTATGTCCATTATTTGCTTGTAAAGCCGGAATATCGATTAAAGGGAATTGGAAAACAATTGGCTGAACGAGTCAAAAATCATTATAAAGATTATTTACATATAGTTATTATTGCTAATGATAGCGAACTTAGGTTTTATGAATACTGCGGATTTGAAAAATTACAAAACTCAACTCCAATGCATGTAATAAATAGGTGA
- a CDS encoding MATE family efflux transporter, protein MNLFKTPENYLYTNKALLYLFIPLLIEYALEFFVGLADSIMVASLGEAAISGVSLVDFLVQLLIFSFSALATGGAVVAGQYLGDKQIDKAQDSATQLVWFSTILSTVLMILVILLRQILIGALFGQIEAEVWHNADMYLYIVALSIPFIAIYNAGAAIFRTTNNATLPMKVLVICDVLNVVGNAICIYYLGWDVRGVAIPTLISRVLSALLILHFVVNENYKLHIKRTFKHKFDFNILKKVLQVGIPYGVENGLFQLGRVLVLSLVSTFGTMAIAANSVGYAIGIFSVLPGFAINLGLTAVISNCVGANDYEQARYYNKKCLVMVLISHVVINLIIFALLPAVLGIYNLSAQTAQMTTEMVIWHCIFAIVIWPLSFTLPSTFRGAGDSKSVMYISLAVMFICRIGFSYVIADWMGIGVFGTWIAMFIDWYVRAGIYIYRYFSNKWTEYRVV, encoded by the coding sequence ATGAATTTATTTAAAACTCCTGAAAATTATTTATATACAAATAAAGCATTGCTATACTTATTCATTCCACTTCTAATAGAATATGCTTTAGAGTTTTTTGTAGGTCTGGCTGATTCTATAATGGTGGCATCTCTTGGCGAAGCGGCAATATCGGGAGTTTCGCTAGTTGATTTTTTAGTTCAACTACTTATTTTTTCTTTCTCAGCACTTGCAACAGGTGGTGCGGTTGTAGCAGGTCAGTATTTAGGTGATAAACAAATAGACAAAGCTCAAGATTCCGCCACTCAACTTGTTTGGTTTTCAACAATCCTATCCACTGTTTTAATGATATTGGTAATCCTTTTAAGACAAATCTTAATAGGTGCTTTATTTGGACAAATTGAAGCTGAGGTGTGGCATAATGCAGATATGTATTTATATATTGTAGCATTATCAATTCCGTTTATTGCAATATACAATGCGGGAGCGGCTATTTTTAGAACCACTAATAATGCCACATTGCCTATGAAAGTATTGGTTATTTGCGATGTATTAAATGTTGTTGGAAATGCAATTTGTATTTATTATCTTGGTTGGGATGTGAGGGGTGTAGCTATTCCAACATTAATCTCAAGGGTTTTATCAGCATTATTGATATTGCACTTTGTAGTGAATGAAAACTATAAACTGCATATTAAAAGAACTTTTAAGCATAAGTTCGACTTTAACATACTTAAAAAAGTATTGCAAGTCGGCATTCCATATGGTGTTGAAAATGGACTATTCCAATTAGGTCGTGTTTTAGTTTTAAGTTTAGTTTCAACATTTGGAACAATGGCGATAGCTGCTAACTCTGTTGGTTATGCTATTGGAATCTTTTCAGTATTGCCCGGTTTTGCAATCAATTTAGGTTTGACTGCAGTGATATCTAACTGTGTTGGAGCAAATGACTATGAACAAGCAAGATATTATAATAAAAAATGTTTGGTGATGGTGTTAATATCTCATGTTGTTATTAATTTAATTATATTTGCCCTATTGCCTGCAGTATTGGGAATTTACAATTTATCTGCTCAGACTGCTCAAATGACTACTGAAATGGTAATATGGCATTGTATTTTTGCAATTGTAATTTGGCCATTGTCATTTACTCTTCCCTCAACATTTAGAGGTGCAGGAGATTCAAAATCCGTAATGTATATAAGTTTGGCAGTAATGTTCATATGCAGAATTGGATTTTCATATGTTATTGCAGACTGGATGGGTATTGGAGTGTTTGGAACATGGATTGCCATGTTTATCGATTGGTATGTAAGAGCAGGAATTTATATTTACAGATATTTTTCAAATAAATGGACAGAATATAGGGTGGTTTAA